A part of Streptomyces sp. NBC_01210 genomic DNA contains:
- a CDS encoding LLM class F420-dependent oxidoreductase: protein MRLGLALGYWGRGPDPAHLDLAREAERLGYDSAWTAEAWGSDAFTPLTWIAAHTSRIRLGTAVAQMAARTPTATAMHALTLDHLSGGRMMLGLGLSGPQVVEGWYGRPFPKSPLTATREYVDVIRQVLRREAPVELAGRFHSHPYRGEDSTGIGKALKPITHPLRAGLPLLLGAEGPKNIAQTTRIADGWLPLYWSPMRTDVYEASLTDLPEGFLIAPMARAKVCDDVAEGLLPVKAMLGFYIGGMGHAARNFHADLMARMGFESEARHIQRLFADGRREEAVLAVPDAFADEISLVGPRERIAERLELWRKGPVTDLLVTAPDPHTLRVLAELNS from the coding sequence ATGCGACTCGGACTCGCTCTCGGCTACTGGGGCCGCGGCCCGGACCCCGCCCATCTCGATCTCGCGCGCGAGGCCGAGCGCCTCGGCTACGACTCCGCATGGACGGCGGAGGCCTGGGGTTCCGACGCCTTCACCCCGCTGACCTGGATCGCCGCGCACACCTCCCGCATCCGACTCGGCACGGCGGTGGCGCAGATGGCCGCCCGCACCCCCACCGCCACCGCGATGCACGCGCTCACCCTGGACCATCTGTCCGGCGGCCGGATGATGCTCGGACTCGGTCTGTCGGGGCCGCAGGTGGTGGAGGGCTGGTACGGCCGTCCGTTCCCGAAGAGCCCGCTGACGGCGACCCGCGAGTACGTCGATGTGATCCGCCAAGTGCTGAGGCGCGAGGCCCCAGTTGAACTGGCGGGCCGCTTCCACTCCCATCCGTACCGAGGAGAGGACTCCACCGGCATCGGCAAGGCACTCAAGCCGATCACGCATCCGCTGCGCGCCGGGCTGCCGCTCCTGCTGGGCGCGGAGGGTCCGAAGAACATCGCCCAGACGACGCGTATCGCCGACGGCTGGCTGCCGCTGTACTGGTCGCCGATGCGTACGGACGTCTACGAGGCCTCGCTCACCGACCTTCCCGAAGGCTTCCTGATCGCCCCCATGGCCCGCGCCAAGGTCTGCGACGACGTCGCCGAAGGGCTGCTGCCGGTCAAGGCGATGCTCGGCTTCTACATCGGCGGTATGGGCCACGCTGCACGGAACTTCCACGCCGATCTGATGGCCCGGATGGGCTTCGAGTCCGAGGCCCGCCATATCCAGCGACTGTTCGCCGACGGCCGCCGCGAGGAAGCCGTGCTTGCCGTGCCCGACGCCTTCGCCGACGAGATCTCGCTGGTCGGGCCGCGCGAACGGATCGCGGAACGCCTGGAGCTGTGGCGCAAGGGCCCGGTCACGGACCTGCTGGTGACCGCTCCGGACCCGCACACTTTGCGCGTCCTTGCGGAGCTCAACTCATAG
- a CDS encoding class I SAM-dependent methyltransferase, whose amino-acid sequence MLTVDFSRFPLAAGDRVLDLGCGAGRHAFECYRRGAQVVALDQNGEEIREVAKWFAAMKEAGEAPEGATATAMEGDALNLPFPDESFDVVIISEVMEHIPDDKGVLAEMVRVLRPGGRIAVTVPRYGPEKICWALSDAYHEVEGGHIRIYKADELLGKMKEAGLKPYGTHHAHALHSPYWWLKCAFGVDNDKALPVKAYHQLLVWDIMKKPLATRLAEQALNPLIGKSFVAYATKPHLPAVAAK is encoded by the coding sequence GTGCTGACCGTCGACTTCTCCCGCTTCCCGCTCGCCGCGGGCGACCGCGTGCTCGATCTGGGCTGCGGTGCAGGCCGGCACGCGTTCGAGTGCTACCGGCGCGGTGCGCAGGTCGTGGCCCTCGACCAGAACGGTGAGGAGATCCGCGAGGTCGCGAAGTGGTTCGCCGCGATGAAGGAGGCCGGGGAGGCGCCGGAGGGCGCCACCGCCACCGCCATGGAGGGCGACGCACTCAACCTGCCGTTCCCCGACGAGTCCTTCGACGTCGTGATCATCTCCGAGGTCATGGAGCACATCCCGGACGACAAGGGCGTGCTCGCCGAGATGGTGCGGGTGCTGAGGCCCGGCGGACGGATCGCCGTCACCGTGCCGCGCTACGGCCCCGAGAAGATCTGCTGGGCGCTGAGCGACGCGTACCACGAGGTCGAGGGCGGCCATATCCGCATCTACAAGGCCGACGAGCTGCTCGGCAAGATGAAGGAAGCCGGCCTCAAGCCGTACGGCACGCACCACGCACACGCGCTGCACTCGCCGTACTGGTGGCTCAAGTGCGCCTTCGGCGTCGACAACGACAAGGCCCTGCCGGTCAAGGCGTACCACCAGCTGCTGGTCTGGGACATCATGAAGAAGCCGCTGGCCACACGGCTCGCCGAGCAGGCGCTCAACCCGCTGATCGGCAAGAGCTTCGTGGCGTACGCGACCAAGCCGCACCTGCCCGCAGTGGCCGCCAAGTGA
- a CDS encoding prenyltransferase/squalene oxidase repeat-containing protein gives MTVPKRGPGRTEHLVLPGVLTAEEALETVAGILAVQREDGAIPWFRGHHLDPWDHTEAAMALDAAGEHEAAARAYEWLIRHQNEDGSWYAAYHDGEADRPTDRGRESNFCAYIAVGVWHHFLATGDEGFLDRMWPAVYAAIEFVLALQQPGGQIGWKREADGTAVNDALLTGSSSVHQALRCALAIAEEREEPQPDWELAAGALAHAIRRHPERFLDKSRYSMDWYYPVLGGALTGAEAKSRIEAGWDDFVVPGLGVRCVLPNPWVTGGESCELALALWVMGESDRALEILQSIQHLRAEGGMYWTGYVFEGNRAVWPEELTAWTAGSLLLAVAALGGDEATVAVFGGERLPRGLAPECC, from the coding sequence GTGACTGTGCCCAAGCGCGGCCCCGGCCGTACGGAACACCTGGTCCTGCCCGGGGTCCTCACCGCGGAGGAAGCCCTTGAGACCGTTGCCGGGATACTCGCCGTGCAGCGCGAGGACGGCGCGATCCCGTGGTTCCGGGGGCATCACCTCGACCCGTGGGACCACACCGAGGCGGCCATGGCGCTGGACGCGGCGGGCGAGCACGAGGCCGCGGCCCGCGCGTACGAGTGGCTGATACGGCATCAGAACGAGGACGGGTCCTGGTACGCCGCGTATCACGACGGCGAGGCGGACCGGCCCACCGACCGGGGCCGTGAGAGCAACTTCTGCGCGTATATCGCCGTCGGCGTCTGGCACCACTTCCTGGCCACCGGCGACGAGGGGTTCCTCGACCGGATGTGGCCGGCCGTCTACGCCGCGATCGAGTTCGTACTGGCGCTGCAGCAGCCCGGCGGCCAGATCGGCTGGAAGCGGGAGGCGGACGGCACGGCGGTCAATGACGCGCTGCTGACCGGCAGTTCGTCGGTCCACCAGGCGCTGCGCTGCGCGCTGGCGATCGCCGAGGAGCGCGAAGAGCCGCAGCCCGACTGGGAGCTGGCGGCGGGCGCGCTCGCGCATGCGATCCGCCGGCACCCGGAGCGTTTTCTCGACAAGAGCCGCTACTCGATGGACTGGTACTACCCGGTCCTCGGCGGTGCACTGACGGGTGCGGAGGCCAAGTCCCGTATCGAGGCCGGCTGGGACGACTTCGTCGTACCGGGCCTCGGAGTACGGTGCGTGCTGCCCAACCCGTGGGTGACCGGCGGTGAGAGCTGCGAACTCGCCCTGGCGCTGTGGGTGATGGGCGAGTCCGACCGGGCGCTGGAGATCCTTCAGTCCATCCAGCATCTGCGCGCCGAGGGCGGCATGTACTGGACGGGGTACGTCTTCGAGGGCAACCGGGCCGTGTGGCCGGAGGAACTCACCGCCTGGACGGCGGGTTCGCTGCTGCTGGCGGTGGCCGCGCTCGGGGGGGACGAGGCGACGGTTGCGGTGTTCGGCGGGGAGCGACTGCCGCGGGGGCTCGCGCCGGAGTGCTGCTAG